Proteins from one Amycolatopsis benzoatilytica AK 16/65 genomic window:
- a CDS encoding APC family permease: MSSPTRPGEAAALPRTGLERRIGPLQATAINMTQMCGIGPFVTIPAMVVTMGGPQAMFGWIIGAIIALADGLVWAELGAALPGAGGTYIYLREAFQYRSGRLMPFLFAWSAVLFIPLIMSTGIIGLVQYLGYLVPGVTDAGGVTPLGKVIGIGIVVVIVLLLFRKIGQISKLTTALFLIMLFAVFAVIIAAFTHFDAHQAFNFTPGAFSGGGAFWSGLGAGLVIAVYDYLGYNTTAYLGGEVREPGRTIPRSIIFSILGIMALYFLLQVGVLGSTPLEQVKTATSVASSVLEQAWGTVAAKIITVFIVIAAVGSVFAGLLGGSRVPFEAARDKVFLPVFGKLHPKLHMPTAGVLAMGAITAIGSLFDLTDVINAAVTVLVLIQSLAQVAAIIVLRRRQPNLKRPYRQVLYPVPTIIALAGWVYLFYSATTLSKLLSVGWVVLGVLAFLVYARKEKVWPFGPKEIREAFAGQPEGAQA; the protein is encoded by the coding sequence GTGAGCTCACCCACCCGCCCGGGGGAAGCCGCGGCTCTTCCGCGGACCGGTCTCGAACGCCGAATCGGGCCCCTGCAGGCGACCGCGATCAACATGACGCAGATGTGCGGGATCGGCCCGTTCGTCACCATCCCCGCGATGGTCGTGACGATGGGCGGCCCGCAGGCGATGTTCGGCTGGATCATCGGCGCGATCATCGCCCTCGCCGACGGGCTTGTCTGGGCCGAACTCGGCGCCGCACTGCCCGGGGCCGGCGGCACCTACATCTATCTGCGCGAGGCGTTCCAGTACCGGTCCGGCCGGCTGATGCCGTTCCTGTTCGCGTGGAGCGCGGTGCTCTTCATCCCGCTGATCATGTCCACCGGCATCATCGGCCTCGTCCAGTACCTGGGCTATCTGGTCCCGGGCGTGACCGACGCCGGCGGCGTCACCCCGCTCGGCAAGGTCATCGGCATCGGCATCGTCGTGGTGATCGTGCTGTTGCTGTTCCGCAAGATCGGGCAGATCAGCAAACTCACCACCGCGTTGTTCCTGATCATGCTGTTCGCCGTCTTCGCGGTGATCATCGCGGCGTTCACGCACTTCGACGCGCACCAGGCGTTCAACTTCACCCCGGGCGCCTTCTCCGGCGGCGGCGCGTTCTGGTCCGGCCTCGGTGCCGGCCTCGTCATCGCTGTCTACGACTACCTCGGCTACAACACCACCGCCTACCTGGGCGGCGAGGTTCGCGAGCCGGGCCGCACCATCCCGCGGTCGATCATCTTCTCCATCCTCGGCATCATGGCGCTCTACTTCCTGCTGCAGGTCGGCGTGCTCGGCTCGACCCCGCTGGAGCAGGTCAAGACCGCGACGTCGGTCGCCTCCTCGGTGCTGGAGCAGGCGTGGGGGACCGTCGCCGCCAAGATCATCACCGTCTTCATCGTCATCGCCGCGGTCGGCTCGGTGTTCGCCGGGCTGCTCGGCGGTTCGCGGGTGCCGTTCGAAGCCGCCCGCGACAAGGTGTTCCTGCCGGTCTTCGGCAAGCTGCACCCGAAGCTGCACATGCCGACCGCGGGCGTGCTCGCGATGGGGGCGATCACCGCGATCGGCTCGCTGTTCGACCTGACCGACGTCATCAACGCCGCGGTCACCGTGCTGGTGCTGATCCAATCGCTCGCGCAGGTCGCCGCGATCATCGTGTTGCGGCGTCGGCAGCCGAACCTCAAGCGGCCGTACCGGCAGGTGCTGTACCCGGTGCCGACGATCATCGCGCTCGCCGGATGGGTCTACCTGTTCTACTCCGCCACCACCTTGTCGAAGCTGCTCTCAGTCGGCTGGGTCGTGCTGGGCGTTCTCGCGTTCCTGGTCTACGCGCGCAAGGAAAAGGTGTGGCCGTTCGGCCCGAAGGAAATCCGCGAGGCGTTCGCGGGCCAGCCGGAAGGAGCGCAGGCATGA
- a CDS encoding J domain-containing protein, with the protein MPDYYAVLGVGKTASPTEIKAAYRRLAKTLHPDAGGTVGTFHLLREAYDTLADPDLRARYDAGVPAVSVPRPRPRRRFGEQPGFAPAAPDIDPEDLEWWEFAAEDPRMRHGRRRGPGHTPVVAAVAGMALVLLPLVVGADFTPPVLFVWLALTAGTALLVAKLARGYLAARRAGDAFAEEFGGSPVFGSPGTEADELAERLTAELLERYLTRLPGARVFHGLAWPGSVFADVDHAVLCGKRLVLIESKLWLPGHYETAEDGRVLRNGRLFRGGGSRLEESLERYRELLPGVVLRGAMIVYPSRDGEITTAEPDGEPAPPMTPEQFLHEVGGWLSAEPSTVDHQALRTMRAQVTGSGRAA; encoded by the coding sequence GTGCCCGACTACTACGCGGTACTCGGCGTGGGGAAGACCGCGTCCCCCACGGAGATCAAGGCCGCCTATCGTCGGCTGGCCAAGACGTTGCATCCGGACGCGGGCGGGACGGTCGGCACGTTCCACCTGCTGCGCGAGGCGTACGACACCCTCGCCGACCCCGATCTGCGCGCCCGGTACGACGCGGGCGTTCCGGCGGTTTCCGTGCCGAGGCCCCGGCCGCGGCGGCGGTTCGGCGAGCAGCCGGGGTTCGCGCCTGCCGCGCCGGACATCGATCCCGAAGACCTGGAGTGGTGGGAGTTCGCCGCGGAGGACCCGCGGATGCGGCACGGGCGGCGGCGCGGGCCAGGGCACACTCCGGTGGTCGCGGCGGTCGCCGGGATGGCTCTTGTGCTGCTTCCGTTGGTCGTCGGGGCCGACTTCACCCCGCCGGTGCTCTTCGTCTGGCTCGCGCTCACCGCGGGGACGGCGCTGCTCGTCGCGAAGCTGGCCCGGGGTTACCTGGCCGCGCGCCGCGCCGGGGACGCGTTCGCGGAGGAGTTCGGCGGCAGTCCGGTGTTCGGCTCCCCCGGCACCGAGGCGGACGAGCTGGCCGAAAGGCTCACCGCCGAACTGCTGGAGCGTTATCTGACGCGGCTTCCGGGCGCGCGCGTCTTCCACGGTCTCGCCTGGCCAGGTTCGGTGTTCGCGGATGTCGATCATGCGGTGCTGTGCGGAAAACGCCTGGTGCTCATCGAGTCGAAGCTGTGGCTTCCGGGACACTACGAAACCGCCGAGGACGGCCGGGTGCTGCGCAACGGCCGGCTGTTCCGCGGCGGCGGCAGCCGGCTCGAGGAAAGCCTGGAGCGCTATCGCGAACTGCTGCCCGGCGTCGTCCTGCGCGGCGCGATGATCGTGTACCCCAGCCGCGACGGCGAGATCACCACCGCGGAGCCGGACGGCGAACCCGCCCCGCCGATGACGCCCGAGCAGTTCCTGCACGAGGTCGGCGGCTGGCTGTCCGCTGAACCGTCCACTGTGGATCACCAGGCGCTGCGCACGATGCGCGCGCAGGTCACCGGGTCCGGCCGGGCCGCCTGA
- a CDS encoding DUF998 domain-containing protein, which produces MTTVRADRRPALLSLAGIGALALGAVLMLLLQVVLPTNEISATWRTISEYGLSDHKWMFDLAVVLVAAGSAIAFAVLRLQGRLPRAAAVLGALWTAGLLVIVAFPKTDWANAAASSGPGGALHRAASVVAFVCLPVAVLVAARAAFPDQPRRRWLVRALAIAALAWFAVIIGAIAVAALTGQHWWLLIPLGLVERGMALTELLALAALSAPGRGKGLAVDA; this is translated from the coding sequence ATGACAACCGTGCGCGCGGACCGCCGTCCTGCTCTGCTTTCGCTGGCCGGGATCGGCGCACTCGCGCTCGGTGCCGTGCTGATGCTGCTGTTGCAGGTGGTGCTGCCGACCAACGAGATCAGCGCGACGTGGCGGACGATCAGCGAGTACGGGCTGTCCGACCACAAGTGGATGTTCGACCTGGCTGTTGTGCTGGTCGCGGCCGGCTCGGCGATCGCGTTCGCGGTGCTGCGACTGCAGGGCCGGCTGCCGAGAGCCGCCGCGGTGCTGGGGGCGTTGTGGACGGCCGGGCTGCTGGTGATCGTCGCGTTCCCGAAGACGGACTGGGCCAATGCCGCCGCGAGTTCCGGTCCGGGCGGAGCGCTGCACCGGGCTGCCAGCGTAGTCGCGTTCGTCTGCCTTCCGGTTGCCGTGCTCGTCGCGGCGCGCGCCGCGTTTCCGGACCAGCCGCGTCGCCGGTGGCTGGTCCGTGCGCTCGCGATCGCCGCGCTGGCCTGGTTCGCGGTGATTATCGGGGCGATAGCCGTCGCCGCGCTGACCGGACAGCACTGGTGGCTGCTCATCCCGCTCGGCCTGGTGGAACGCGGCATGGCGCTGACCGAACTGCTCGCGCTCGCCGCGCTCAGCGCACCGGGCCGCGGCAAGGGGCTCGCGGTCGACGCGTAA